The Pantoea vagans genome contains the following window.
GGACATTTCTGGCCCAGCGCACTTCCCTCACCCGCAAACCTTCCAGTGGGTGCAGGCCGCCGCGAAGCAGATCGAATATTTGTGGGTTAAGCAGAGCCTGCATCCGCAACAGTGGCTGATGAGCCTGCATGTCGAACCACAGGGCATTGATACCAGCGATGAGTTGCTGCTGGTGTTTTCCGATAACGTGCTGACGGCCGCCAACCGCATTGCGATGCGGGAGTTGGCACTGAGCGCCGAGCAACTGGGTACGCTAACGTTTCAACAACTGTTTCCGCAGCTAGAACAGCAGGCAAATAGCATCCCGCTGCCGATCGATTATGCCCAGCAACACTATTATTTCCGCCTGCGCGCGCCCCATCGCCAGCACTTTGCGACACCGAGTGAACCCGCCGTCGATCTGCCCTTCTCATTACGCCGTGATGGCGAAAAAATGGTGCGCCTGATGAATGCGGGTGTTTCACTCTGTATTCACGGAGAAACCGGCAGCGGCAAAGAGTATGTGAGCCGTGCGCTGCACCAGCAAAGCCGCTGGCGTGACGGTAAATTTGTCGCGATCAACTGTGCGGCCATCCCCGAAGCGTTAATCGAGTCGGAGCTGTTTGGTTATCAGCCCGGTGCCTTTACCGGCGCCAGCAAAAATGGCTACATCGGTAAAATCCGCGAGGCCGATGGCGGCGTGCTGTTCCTGGATGAGATCGGCGATATGCCGCTGTCGTTGCAAACCCGTCTGCTGCGCGTGCTGCAGGAGAAAGAAGTGGCGCCACTCGGGTCCAGCCGCAGTTGGCCGGTGAACTTTGCCGTGATTTGCGCCACGCACCGTGATTTAGCGCAGCGAGTGGCTGAAGGCGAATTCCGCGAGGATCTGTTGTACCGCCTGCAGGAATTTTCCATGACCATCCCACCGCTGCGAGCCTGGCCAGACGTTCAGGGCTTTATCAGTCGGTTGTGGATTGAACTGGGCGGTGCTGAACGTGATATTCAACTTTCCCCCGCCTTACTGGAATCGCTGGCGCAGTTGCCCTGGCCGGGAAATGTACGTCAGCTGCGCAGTTTGTTGCGCGTGCTGTTGGCGTTAGCCGATGAAGGCGAAGAGGTAACGGATGTGCATTTACCGGCCGAATACCGCCGGGCAGCAATAATGCCCATCGAAGATCGTCAAAGCCATGATGAACGCTTGATTAGCGAAACGCTGCAGCGCTTCAACGGCAATATCAGTAAAACAGCAGAAGCATTAGGCGTCGCGCGCAGCACGCTCTATCGTCGTGCGGCACGCGACAAACGCGATTAATCGCGGAAGTTTTTGAACTGGAATGGCTGACCGAGGTTGCCGCCGCGCACCAGCGCCATGGCACCTTGCAGGTCATCACGTGATTTTCCGGTCACGCGCAGTTCTTCACCCTGAATTTGCGTCTGCACCTTCAACTTGCTGTCTTTGATCAGCTTGACCAGCTTTTTAGCGATATCGCTTTCGATACCTTTTTTCAGCTTGGCTTCCACGCTCCAGCTTTTACCGCTGTGAATGATCTCTTCTGGCACTTCAATCGCTGCGCCTTCAATACCGCGTTTCAGCAGCTTCTCGCGCAAAATATCCACCAGCTGTTTAACCTGAAAATCAGATTCGCTGGTGATTTTGATGGACTCATTCTTTTCGTTGAGCTCAATGGAAGCGCTCACGTTGCGGAAATCGAAACGGGTTGAGATCTCACGGTTGGCATTCTCCACCGCATTACGCACTTCCGGCAGTTCGACTTCGGAAACGATATCGAAAGATGGCATCTTTTCTTCTCCTGATACTAAAGTGACATGCATAATACGCGTCTTATGGCGCTAATTAAACACGATACGCGGAAAGCTATACTTAACGATGTCGTGAAATTGAGAACCCCTCAGCGGGAGGCAAAATGAAAATTACCGTGTTGGGTTGCGGCGCCCTGGGTCAGATTTGGCTCGCCGCTCTCGCACGCCAGGGACATGAGGTTCAGGGCTGGTTGCGCGTGCCGCAACCCTACTGCTCGGTAAACGTGATCGATCCCCAAGGCAACGCCAGCAATCACACGTTCATTGCCAACGATCCGCTGTTTCTTGCTGAAAGCCAGCTGCTGCTGGTGACACTGAAAGCGCCGCAGGTTTCTCCGGCGGTGAAGAACCTGCAAAGTGTGTTGCCGGCACATGCGCCGATTCTATTACTGCATAACGGTATGGGCACGCTGGAAGAACTCAAAGAGCTGCCACAGCCCCTGTTGCGGGGGATTACCACCCACGCCGCAATGCGCGATGGCACGGTCATCAAACATGTGGCATACGGTATAACTCATATCGGCCCCACCAGTCGCGAAAGCGCCTCACTGAGCGATCTCGCTGATATCCTGCATCAGGCGCTGCCTGACGTGGCCTGGCATGACAACATTGCTTCCGCCAGCTGGCGCAAACTGGCGGTGAATTGCGTGATCAATCCGCTCACCGTTGAGCATGATTGCCAGAATGGTGCTCTGCGCGCCTGGCCAGAGCAGATTGCCACGCTGTGTGAAGAGATCGCCTGGGTGATGGAGCGCGAGGGCCAGCACATCGCGGTCGATAACCTGCGCGACATCATTTATGACGTCATTGACAGCACCGCGGGCAATACCTCCTCGATGTTGCAGGACGTGCGCGCGCAGCGTCTGACCGAAATTGATTACATCACCGGCTACCTGCTGCGCCGCGCCCGCGCGCAGGGGATTACCCTGCCGGAGAACACCCGTTTGTACGACCTGATTAAACGCAAGGAGTCCCAATATGAGCGCGAACGCATCGGTTCTGGTTTGCCTGGCACATGGCAGTGAAGAGATCGAAGCCGTTACCACCCTCGATCTGCTGGTACGCGGCGGTATCAGCGTCACCACTGCCAGCGTAGAGAGCGACGGCACGTGCGAGATTGTTTGCTCACGCGGTGTGCGCCTGCTGGCGGATGCGCCTTTGGTCGAAGTGGCCGATAACGATTATGACGCCATCGTCTTGCCAGGCGGCCTGAAAGGCGCGGAGACATTTCGTGACAGCCCACTGCTGGTGGAAACGGTACGTCAATTTCACCTCGCTGGAAAAATTGTTGCGGCTATCTGCGCTGCACCGGGCACAGTGCTTATTCCACACGACCTGTTTCCGGTAGGAAACATGACGGGTTTTCCCGGATTGCGTGACACCATCCCCGATAAACACTGGATGGATCGCCGCGTGGCCTGGGACCCGCGCGTCAACCTGTTAACCAGCCAGGGGCCGGGCACTTCGATGGATTTTGCGCTAAAACTGATTGATTTGTTGGTGGATAAAGAGAAAGCGCGTGATGTGGCGTCACAGCTGGTGCTGGCGGCAGGGATTTATAATTATCAGGAATTTGAAGAGCGTGAATAACAGCGTTGTGACGCAGTAAAACGGACATAAGGGTAGCGGCGCAATTCATTGCGCATGTCACAGCGGCAAGGTGCCGGATGCAACACGCGCGATAAATCGCGCCGCTACTTGATCTATCGCCGTTACGGGCGATAAACCTTCACATTTTTAAAGCCCTGCTCATGCAGATACAGCGCCTGTAAACGGCTCATCACGCCACGATCGCAATACAGCAGCCAGGTTTTCGCCTGATCCAAATCGCCAAACTGGGTACTCAGCTTGTAGAACGGCAGTGATTTCACGTCCACGCCTTCTACCTGCAAGGGCGAGGCTTCCTGCTCATCCACCGAACGGATATCCAGCACCACGTCGTTGGCCGTGAATGAAGCCACAGTCTCCACTTCAACCACTTCTTCCTGGGCCTTTTCGGCAATTTCACGGATATCGACGTTGGTGGCTTCCTGCACCATGCGATTGAGGATCTCAAAATCGAAGTTCTGTTCTTCCGCTTCGATCTTCGCCTTCACCGCTTTCACCGTTGGGCTTTTAGAGATCACACCACAATATTCCGGCATGGTTTTGGCAAAATCTTCGGTACCGATTTTGCGCGCCAGATCGATGATGTGCTCTTTATCGTGCGAAATCAGCGGGCGCAGAATCAAAGTATCAGAGGCGTTATCAATAAGACGCAGGTTGGTCAGCGTCTGGCTCGACACCTGGCCCAGCGCTTCACCGGTCACCAGTGCCTGCACGCCGTAACGCTCAGCGACCATCGAGGCCGCACGTACCATCATACGTTTCAGCACCACGCCCATCTGGCCGTCATCGACTTTTTCCAGAATCTCACCGACCACCGGTTCAAAGTTGATCGCCACAAAGCGCACGCGATGTGAGCGGCCAAAACGCTGCCACAAATAGTGTGCCACCTGACGTACGCCAATTTCATGCGCGGCGCCGCCAAGGTTAAAGAAGCAGTAATGCACGCGGCAACCACGACGCATCAGCATATAGCTGGACACACCGGAATCGAAGCCACCGGAGATCAGCGACAGCACATCTTCTTGCGTGCCAATAGGGAAACCACCCAGCCCGGCATAACGCCCAGTAATCAGCAGCAGACGATCGTCTTCAATCTCCAGATTCACCGTCACGTCCGGGTGATTCAACTGCACGCGGGCCGTTTCAATGTGCTGATTAAGACCACCACCAACGTAACGCTCCACATCAATTGAGCTGAAGCTGTGTTTGCCGCGGCGCTTAACGCGCACACAGAAGCTTTTGCCCTCAAGACGTTCGCGATTGAGCGCCAGCGTCTGCTCAAAGATATCGTGCATGTCGGTATAAGGCTGATCTTCCACCGCCAACACATGATGAATACCGGGAATACGCGTCAGCTCATCAATAACCACATCACGCAAGGATTCCTTCTTCGCGCGGACTTCGATGTGATCCCAGTGGCGCACCACGGCGATCTCTTCGTCGACCGTACGCAGCGTGTTACGGATGTTGCCGGTCAAAATCTTGATAAAACGCAGACGCACCGACTGACTTTTGATGGTGATTTCTGGGAAGAGCTTGATGATAAACTTCATGAGGATACTGGTTCGTTTGGGCAAATAAGTGCTAAAAGCATCGGCACTTAGCTGTTAAGATCATATAATTACGGGTTAAGCAAAAGCACCCGCATCCGAGGCGCAAAAGTATACCACCTTTGTGATGCGACTGCTTCAAGCAACCGTCATCACATTCATTAATTTGCTAATTAATCCTCGTCGGCTACCATGACCGATTGCAAGATGATTCCCAACCTGTGAGTCGACACTGAATATGCCGAAAAAAGCCGAAGCGCCAGCCAGTTTTGAAAGCGCATTACAGCAACTGGAACAGATTGTTAGCCGTCTGGAGAGTGGTGAATTACCGCTTGAAGAGGCGCTAAACGAATTCGAACGCGGCGTTCAACTGGCTCGTACTGGTCAGCAAACCCTGCAACAGGCTGAGCAGCGCGTACAGATCCTGCTCAGCGATGACAAAGATGCCGCGCTGGCACCGTTCACGCCGGAAAATGAGTAATGGATTTCGCTAAATTACTGAACGCGTACCATGAACGCGTCAATCTGGCGTTGACGCGCTTAATAGATCCACTTCCTTTTCAGAGTTCTCCTCTGGTGCAAGCGATGCAATATGGGGCACTATTAGGCGGTAAGCGTTTGCGCCCCTTTTTAGTGTACGCCACGGGGGAGATGCTGAAGGCCGATACGGCCAGTCTGGATGTACCGGCAGCTGCCGTGGAATGCATTCATGCCTACTCTCTGATTCATGATGATCTGCCGGCGATGGATGACGATGCGTTACGCCGCGGGCAGCCAACCTGCCATATCAAATATGGTGAAGACACGGCCATTCTCGCCGGTGATGCTTTGCAAACCCTGGCATTTTCGATTCTGGCCGATCAACCTATGCCGGGCGTCAGCGCGGAAGCGCGTATTGCTATGATATCTGAACTGGCTCAGGCCAGCGGCGTCGCGGGGATGTGCGGCGGACAAGCGCTGGATCTGGCTGCAGAAGGCAAAAGCGTCAACTTAGCGCAGCTTGAACAGATTCATCGTCACAAAACCGGCGCGTTGATTCGCGCAGCAGTGCGTCTTGGCGCCTTGGCTGCAGGCGAACGTGGCCGTGCCGCCCTGCCGGTTTTAGATACCTACGCCAACGCCATCGGACTGGCGTTTCAGGTGCAGGATGACATTCTGGATGTGGTCGGCGACACCGCGGTGTTAGGCAAAACCCAGGGTGCGGATCAGGCATTAGGTAAAAGCACCTATCCGGCGCTGATGGGGCTGGAAAACGCTCGCAGTAAGGCCTGGGATCTTTATCAGGAAGCGATTGGCGCGCTGGATATTCTGGCGGAGCAGTCCTATAACACCATCGCCTTGCAAGCACTGGCAAGCTTCATAATTGAACGCGATAAATAACTTTCATAATGAGTCTCTGATGAGTTTTGATATTGCAAAATACCCGACACTGGCGTTAGCAAGCACGGTTCAGGAATTACGTTTATTACCGAAAGAAAAACTTCCGGTACTGTGTGACGAACTGCGTCAGTATCTGCTGGACAGCGTGAGCCGATCTTCCGGCCACTTCGCATCGGGTCTGGGCGTCGTCGAACTAACCGTCGCGCTGCATTATGTTTATAACACCCCGTTTGACCACTTGGTGTGGGACGTTGGCCATCAGGCTTACCCGCATAAAATTTTGACCGGACGCCGCGATCGTATCGGTACCATCCGTCAGAAAAATGGCCTGCATCCTTTCCCATGGCGTGGCGAGAGCGAATATGACGTATTGAGCGTCGGCCACTCGTCGACCTCCATCAGCGCCGGTTTGGGTATGGCCGTTGCTGCTGAGCGTGAAGGCAAAGGCCGCCGCACCGCCTGTATCATCGGCGATGGCGCAATTACCGCCGGCATGGCGTTTGAAGCGATGAACCACGCGGGTGACATCAAGCCCGACATGCTGGTGATCCTCAACGATAACGAGATGTCGATCTCTGAGAACGTCGGCGCACTCAACAATCGCCTGGCTCAGATCCTCTCGGGCAAAACCTATTCACGCCTGCGCGAAGGCGGCAAGCGCGTATTGGGTGGTCTGCCACCGATCAAAGAGCTGGTGAAGCGCACCGAAGAACATCTAAAAGGGATGGTGGTGCCGGGCACGCTGTTTGAAGAGCTGGGCTTCAACTATATTGGCCCGGTCGATGGCCACGATGTGCTGACGCTGGTCAGCACGCTGAAGAACATGCGAGACTTAAAAGGCCCGCAGTTCCTGCACATCATGACCAAAAAGGGCAAAGGATACGCGCCAGCAGAGCAAGATCCGATCGCCTGGCATGCCGTACCGAAATTTGATCCTGCCAGTGGTTCTCTGCCCAAAAGCGCCCCTGGATTGCCGAGCTATTCCAAAATTTTTGGTAACTGGCTCAGCGAAATGGCCGCTGACGATCCGCGCCTGATGGCGGTAACGCCCGCGATGCGCGAAGGCTCAGGCATGGTCAGCTATTCCCGTGACTATCCGCAGCAATATTTCGATGTGGCGATTGCCGAGCAGCACGCGGTGACTTTCGCGGCGGGTATGGCGATTGGCGGCTACAAGCCGGTGGTAGCGATTTACTCCACTTTCCTGCAGCGTGCCTACGATCAGCTAATTCACGACGTCGCCATCCAGAAACTACCGGTCCTGTTTGCTATCGATCGCGGCGGTATTGTGGGGGCTGACGGACAGACCCATCAGGGCGCGTTTGATATCGCTTTCCTGCGCTGTGTGCCCGAAATGGTGATCATGACGCCAAGTGATGAAAACGAGTGTCGCCAGATGCTCTACACCGGTTATCACTACCAGGATGGCCCAAGCGCCGTGCGCTACCCGCGTGGCACTGGCACCGGCGCGACCCTGGAGCCACTGGCAGCACTGCCGCTCGGTAAAGGGATTGTGAAACGTCGTGGTGAAAAACTGGCGATCCTGAACTTTGGCACCCTGTTGCCTGAAGCGCAGGCGGCAGCGGAAGCGCTCAACGCCACCCTGGTGGATATGCGTTTTGTGAAGCCACTGGATGAAGCACTGATTGCGGAACTGGCGGCCAGCCATGATTCGCTGGTGACGCTGGAAGAAGGGGCAATTAAAGGCGGTGCCGGTAGCGGCGTGAATGAATACGTCATGGCGAAGCGCCTGCGCGTACACGTGCTGAACCTCGGTCTGCCGGACGAATTTATCCCTCAAGGCACTCAGGAAGAAGTTCGTCAGGATTATCAGCTGGATGCCGCCGGTATTCAGCAGCAAATCACCGCCTGGCTGGCACAGTAATCCCCTCCCCGCTCCTGCTGCTATGCTTAGGGGATCCCTAACGCATAAGAGCAGGAGCTCCAATGAAAACCATTCGTTTAGGCCAAACCGACTTACAGGTTTCGCGTCTGTGTTTAGGCTGCATGACCTACGGCGATCCAATGCGCGGCAACCACGCCTGGACCTTGCCAGAAGAGAGCAGCCGTCCCCTGATTAAGCAGGCATTAGACGCTGGAATTAACTTTTTCGACACCGCCAACAGTTATTCCGATGGCAGCAGTGAAGAGATTGTCGGACGTGCGCTAAAAGATTTTGCCCAACGCGATCGGGTGGTGGTGGCCACCAAAGTCTATTTCCCACTCAGCAACCTCTCTCAGGGCCTGTCGCGCCAGAATATCCTGCAATCGATTGATGACAGCCTGACCCGTCTCGGCATGGAGTACGTTGACCTGTTGCAGATCCACCGCTGGGATTACCACACGCCGATTGAAGAGACGCTGGAAGCCCTGAATGAGGTGGTGAAAGCCGGTAAAGCTCGCTACATCGGCGCATCGTCGATGCATGCTGCGCAGTTTGCGCAGGCGCTGGACCTGCAGAAACAGCACGGCTGGGCCCGTTTTGTCAGCATGCAGGATCAATACAATTTGATTCAGCGCGAAGAAGAGAACGAAATGCACCCGCTGTGCGAGCGTGAAGGCATTGCG
Protein-coding sequences here:
- the dxs gene encoding 1-deoxy-D-xylulose-5-phosphate synthase, which produces MSFDIAKYPTLALASTVQELRLLPKEKLPVLCDELRQYLLDSVSRSSGHFASGLGVVELTVALHYVYNTPFDHLVWDVGHQAYPHKILTGRRDRIGTIRQKNGLHPFPWRGESEYDVLSVGHSSTSISAGLGMAVAAEREGKGRRTACIIGDGAITAGMAFEAMNHAGDIKPDMLVILNDNEMSISENVGALNNRLAQILSGKTYSRLREGGKRVLGGLPPIKELVKRTEEHLKGMVVPGTLFEELGFNYIGPVDGHDVLTLVSTLKNMRDLKGPQFLHIMTKKGKGYAPAEQDPIAWHAVPKFDPASGSLPKSAPGLPSYSKIFGNWLSEMAADDPRLMAVTPAMREGSGMVSYSRDYPQQYFDVAIAEQHAVTFAAGMAIGGYKPVVAIYSTFLQRAYDQLIHDVAIQKLPVLFAIDRGGIVGADGQTHQGAFDIAFLRCVPEMVIMTPSDENECRQMLYTGYHYQDGPSAVRYPRGTGTGATLEPLAALPLGKGIVKRRGEKLAILNFGTLLPEAQAAAEALNATLVDMRFVKPLDEALIAELAASHDSLVTLEEGAIKGGAGSGVNEYVMAKRLRVHVLNLGLPDEFIPQGTQEEVRQDYQLDAAGIQQQITAWLAQ
- a CDS encoding sigma-54-dependent Fis family transcriptional regulator; amino-acid sequence: MQGNSAASAVHTNPLLSDSWFRSQLYGLDRTADDFPRVRQGELADVLASNAGLQQFAQPVIKQLAQKLAEKQSVLILSDATGLVLNTFGDMQSMEKAQRFALAPGNLWSECGRGTNAIGTALAINDGCEIDGHQHFLTLNQDLYCAAMPLQMPNGQIAGVLDISGPAHFPHPQTFQWVQAAAKQIEYLWVKQSLHPQQWLMSLHVEPQGIDTSDELLLVFSDNVLTAANRIAMRELALSAEQLGTLTFQQLFPQLEQQANSIPLPIDYAQQHYYFRLRAPHRQHFATPSEPAVDLPFSLRRDGEKMVRLMNAGVSLCIHGETGSGKEYVSRALHQQSRWRDGKFVAINCAAIPEALIESELFGYQPGAFTGASKNGYIGKIREADGGVLFLDEIGDMPLSLQTRLLRVLQEKEVAPLGSSRSWPVNFAVICATHRDLAQRVAEGEFREDLLYRLQEFSMTIPPLRAWPDVQGFISRLWIELGGAERDIQLSPALLESLAQLPWPGNVRQLRSLLRVLLALADEGEEVTDVHLPAEYRRAAIMPIEDRQSHDERLISETLQRFNGNISKTAEALGVARSTLYRRAARDKRD
- a CDS encoding YajQ family cyclic di-GMP-binding protein yields the protein MPSFDIVSEVELPEVRNAVENANREISTRFDFRNVSASIELNEKNESIKITSESDFQVKQLVDILREKLLKRGIEGAAIEVPEEIIHSGKSWSVEAKLKKGIESDIAKKLVKLIKDSKLKVQTQIQGEELRVTGKSRDDLQGAMALVRGGNLGQPFQFKNFRD
- the thiI gene encoding tRNA uracil 4-sulfurtransferase ThiI, which codes for MKFIIKLFPEITIKSQSVRLRFIKILTGNIRNTLRTVDEEIAVVRHWDHIEVRAKKESLRDVVIDELTRIPGIHHVLAVEDQPYTDMHDIFEQTLALNRERLEGKSFCVRVKRRGKHSFSSIDVERYVGGGLNQHIETARVQLNHPDVTVNLEIEDDRLLLITGRYAGLGGFPIGTQEDVLSLISGGFDSGVSSYMLMRRGCRVHYCFFNLGGAAHEIGVRQVAHYLWQRFGRSHRVRFVAINFEPVVGEILEKVDDGQMGVVLKRMMVRAASMVAERYGVQALVTGEALGQVSSQTLTNLRLIDNASDTLILRPLISHDKEHIIDLARKIGTEDFAKTMPEYCGVISKSPTVKAVKAKIEAEEQNFDFEILNRMVQEATNVDIREIAEKAQEEVVEVETVASFTANDVVLDIRSVDEQEASPLQVEGVDVKSLPFYKLSTQFGDLDQAKTWLLYCDRGVMSRLQALYLHEQGFKNVKVYRP
- the ispA gene encoding (2E,6E)-farnesyl diphosphate synthase, which translates into the protein MDFAKLLNAYHERVNLALTRLIDPLPFQSSPLVQAMQYGALLGGKRLRPFLVYATGEMLKADTASLDVPAAAVECIHAYSLIHDDLPAMDDDALRRGQPTCHIKYGEDTAILAGDALQTLAFSILADQPMPGVSAEARIAMISELAQASGVAGMCGGQALDLAAEGKSVNLAQLEQIHRHKTGALIRAAVRLGALAAGERGRAALPVLDTYANAIGLAFQVQDDILDVVGDTAVLGKTQGADQALGKSTYPALMGLENARSKAWDLYQEAIGALDILAEQSYNTIALQALASFIIERDK
- the panE gene encoding 2-dehydropantoate 2-reductase, whose product is MKITVLGCGALGQIWLAALARQGHEVQGWLRVPQPYCSVNVIDPQGNASNHTFIANDPLFLAESQLLLVTLKAPQVSPAVKNLQSVLPAHAPILLLHNGMGTLEELKELPQPLLRGITTHAAMRDGTVIKHVAYGITHIGPTSRESASLSDLADILHQALPDVAWHDNIASASWRKLAVNCVINPLTVEHDCQNGALRAWPEQIATLCEEIAWVMEREGQHIAVDNLRDIIYDVIDSTAGNTSSMLQDVRAQRLTEIDYITGYLLRRARAQGITLPENTRLYDLIKRKESQYERERIGSGLPGTWQ
- the xseB gene encoding exodeoxyribonuclease VII small subunit, which codes for MPKKAEAPASFESALQQLEQIVSRLESGELPLEEALNEFERGVQLARTGQQTLQQAEQRVQILLSDDKDAALAPFTPENE
- a CDS encoding aldo/keto reductase, whose amino-acid sequence is MKTIRLGQTDLQVSRLCLGCMTYGDPMRGNHAWTLPEESSRPLIKQALDAGINFFDTANSYSDGSSEEIVGRALKDFAQRDRVVVATKVYFPLSNLSQGLSRQNILQSIDDSLTRLGMEYVDLLQIHRWDYHTPIEETLEALNEVVKAGKARYIGASSMHAAQFAQALDLQKQHGWARFVSMQDQYNLIQREEENEMHPLCEREGIAVLPWSPLARGKLTRPWGETTARSVSDNVMEKLYTGTEENDAAIAERLATIAADKGVTRAQVALAWLLHKPVVTAPIIGASREQQFAELVKAVDVELSSTDIAELETVYQPHPVVGFE
- the yajL gene encoding protein deglycase YajL, with translation MSANASVLVCLAHGSEEIEAVTTLDLLVRGGISVTTASVESDGTCEIVCSRGVRLLADAPLVEVADNDYDAIVLPGGLKGAETFRDSPLLVETVRQFHLAGKIVAAICAAPGTVLIPHDLFPVGNMTGFPGLRDTIPDKHWMDRRVAWDPRVNLLTSQGPGTSMDFALKLIDLLVDKEKARDVASQLVLAAGIYNYQEFEERE